Proteins encoded in a region of the Thunnus maccoyii chromosome 4, fThuMac1.1, whole genome shotgun sequence genome:
- the fbxw12 gene encoding F-box/WD repeat-containing protein 12 has protein sequence MDLHHPYLIGDCLIHIFTFLTEEDLISASSVCKAWHEAAETPWLWRRMCLQRWSFCNLAVLGSEQVSHSWKSYFLRRCHLEMKMTKGTTGGYICKSLRGHTGSVVGLVYLQGNSAQLPDLWNSSAIVCSASTDGTVRAWNIQNGELLWCSPVQSPLTGLVSDEKREVVITADSTGLIKIWQCQTGQEVASFSTASPYCTLLQYNISNDWFLSVGTSQGSVCTLAGSALTKKSSIMVCDSFNVNVLIVSPDKKWITAGTKNNDDLSPKVIFTESLTSPSEDEDPLCQSVPVTGCQAAVFIPTQPARLAIIHCNGRPNNKALTVFDVSIKKAKYKSEIQVQQVESFPLTMDSMSSHILLEAKDSNCIVLAADQQLWVYSLKGALLASFKDHAMPISAICVDSFRVVTASRDLSLRVLTWRKDRSDGLTLESQYHLLGGSHTMSRGFTHVSCDYSSIVASAEGKDGKDVLKAYSFTS, from the exons ATGGATCTGCATCATCCGTACTTGATCGGTGATTGccttattcatatttttacattcCTGACCGAGGAAGATTTAATCAGTGCCTCAAGTGTGTGTAAG GCTTGGCATGAAGCTGCAGAGACTCCGTGGTTATGGAG GAGGATGTGTCTGCAGCGCTGGAGTTTCTGTAACCTTGCAGTGTTGGGGAGTGAACAGGTGAGTCACTCATGGAAGAGTTACTTTTTGCGACGTTGCCATTTAGAGATGAAGATGACAAAAGGCACAACAGGAGGTTACATCTGCAAAAGCCTCAGAGGTCACACAG GCAGCGTGGTAGGCTTGGTGTACCTGCAGGGGAATTCAGCTCAACTTCCTGACCTCTGGAACAGCAGTGCCATAGTCTGCAGTGCTTCAACTGATGGTACAGTCCGAGCATGGAATATCCAAAAT GGTGAGCTCCTGTGGTGCAGTCCTGTGCAGAGTCCTTTGACAGGGCTTGTAAGTGATGAAAAGCGTGAAGTTGTGATCACAGCAGACTCCACAGGCCTCATCAAGATCTGGCAGTGTCAGACTGGCCAGGAGGTGGCCTCCTTTTCTACTGCATCTCCATATTGTACCTTACTACAGTACAATATCAGCAATGACTGGTTTCTTTCT GTAGGAACCAGTCAGGGATCTGTGTGTACACTAGCTGGCTCAGCTTTGACTAAAAAGTCCAGCATAATGGTGTGTGACAGCTTTAACGTCAACGTACTCATAGTTTCACCTGACAAGAAATGGATCACAGCTGGAACCAAGAACAATGATGATTTAAGTCCAAAG GTGATTTTCACAGAGAGTTTGACCTCTCCCTCTGAGGACGAAGATCCTCTGTGCCAGTCAGTACCAGTCACTGGATGCCAGGCTGCTGTCTTCATACCCACTCAGCCTGCCAGACTGGCCATCATTCATTGCAACGGGCGCCCAAACAACAAAGCCCTCACTGTCTTTGATGTCAGCATTAAAAAGGCTAAGTACAAGTCAGAGATCCAGG TCCAGCAGGTGGAGTCCTTCCCCCTGACAATGGACAGCATGTCCTCACACATCCTTCTAGAGGCCAAAGACAGCAACTGCATAGTGTTGGCAGCTGACCAGCAGCTCTGGGTTTACTCTCTGAAAGGTGCCCTGCTTGCAAGCTTCAAAGATCATGCTATGCCTATTTCCGCTATATGTGTG GATAGCTTTCGTGTGGTGACAGCCTCTCGGGATCTCTCCTTGCGAGTGCTGACATGGAGAAAGGACAGAAGCGATGGGTTGACACTGGAGAGCCAGTACCACTTACTGGGAGGCTCTCACACAATGTCCAG AGGGTTCACTCATGTCTCCTGTGACTACTCAAGCATCGTGGCCTCAGCAGAAGGGAAAGATGGGAAAGACGTCTTGAAAGCTTATTCTTTCACCTCCTGA
- the ptpdc1b gene encoding protein tyrosine phosphatase domain-containing protein 1 translates to MALHAKTSGGTLMEYIRAPRAKYTMVGEAIRHVIPGHMQCSIGCGGQTCKYDNPSYWSEDQQAIKGLYSSWITDHLLAMSRPSTEIIEKYNIIDQFRRNGIKTVINLQIPGEHASCGNPLEPESGFSYHPEVFMENNIYFYNFGWTDYGVANLTTVLDMMKVMAFAMQEGKIAVHCHAGLGRTGVLLACFLAFATRMTANQAILHVRAKRPGSIQTRGQLRCVRQFVQFLAPLRSVFSCAEPRSNPVTLSQYLNRQRHILHGYERKELRYLPKIVQLVSRLLLDIAENREVIEEDILEAPDIDDIEMTLSVIEKMGPELYAKEPRLPGTPTLPRHFNEPPIFYHRKSLSYSESDLTRLGSKLNLLTQPLSSLSQSNTLVDISSSETVLPAKKCQSFNSNASEISNSSTSSLWQVKNVEKQKDVSILIKKVKKKTIQRSESVGNNEPTKEGSMLARWKAEQRELETNGKRSQVREEEQSEVPFITLQSELSLDARRLLVAQALAVNLFLDGEEEHKSKVLAWQAELNQGGAWERLCMERDPFILTGLMWAWLEQLKEPVICLQDAQALTPYNSNAQTVLNTLDQAPKETLTCILDCMAHMLMIPEEVENAFLERTIKAFTWMENNSEDRCNVYESMTTVLRCVLEDMRCMAIEAEENPLFTDRP, encoded by the exons ATGGCACTCCATGCAAAGACAAGCGGTGGAACTCTGATGGAATACA TCAGAGCCCCGAGGGCAAAATACACAATGGTAGGAGAAGCTATACGTCATGTCATCCCTGGACATATGCAATGCTCAATCGGCTGTGGAGGTCAAACTTGCAAGTATGACAACCCAAGTTACTGGAGTGAAGACCAACAGGCTATAAAAGGCCTCTATTCATCCTG GATTACTGATCATCTTCTTGCTATGTCCAGACCCTCAACAGAAATCATTGAGAAATATAACATTATTGATCAGTTCAGAAG gAATGGAATTAAAACAGTGATCAACCTACAGATACCTGGTGAACATGCCAGCTGTGGAAACCCTCTTGAGCCAGAGAGCGGCTTCTCATACCACCCAGAGGTTTTCATGGAAAACAACA tttatttctacAATTTTGGCTGGACTGATTATGGGGTGGCAAACCTCACCACTGTGCTGGACATGATGAAGGTCATGGCCTTCGCAATGCAGGAGGGAAAGATAGCAGTCCACTGTCACGCAGGTCTTGGCAGAACAG GTGTGCTGTTAGCATGTTTCTTGGCCTTTGCCACCAGGATGACTGCTAACCAGGCTATTTTACACGTGCGTGCCAAACGCCCTGGCTCCATCCAGACCCGAGGTCAGCTACGTTGTGTCAGACAGTTCGTCCAGTTCCTTGCCCCTTTGAGGAGTGTATTTTCCTGTGCTGAACCTCGATCCAACCCAGTCACCCTGTCCCAGTATCTAAACCGCCAGAGACACATACTGCACGGCTATGAGAGGAAGGAGCTGAGGTACCTACCAAAGATTGTCCAACTAGTGTCCAGGCTGCTCTTGGACATTGCAGAGAATCGAGAGGTGATTGAGGAGGACATTCTGGAGGCACCTGATATTGATGACATAGAGATGACTCTCAGCGTCATTGAGAAGATGGGCCCTGAGTTATATGCAAAGGAGCCCCGCTTACCAGGTACTCCCACATTACCCAGACATTTCAACGAGCCACCAATTTTCTACCATCGAAAAAGCCTGAGCTACAGTGAGTCAGACTTGACACGACTGGGCTCGAAGCTCAACCTCCTCACACAACCTCTCAGCTCCCTCTCGCAGAGTAATACTCTCGTGGACATTTCCTCATCTGAGACTGTTCTCCCTGCAAAGAAGTGTCAAAGTTTTAACAGTAACGCGTCTGAAATCTCAAACAGTTCGACAAGCTCACTCTGGCAAGTCAAGaatgttgaaaaacaaaaagatgtaTCCATTCTGATaaagaaagtgaagaagaaaaccaTCCAACGCAGTGAGTCTGTGGGAAACAATGAACCAACCAAAGAGGGTAGCATGCTGGCCAGGTGGAAGGCAGAACAGAGGGAGTTAGAAACGAATGGGAAGCGGTCGCAAGTCAGAGAGGAGGAACAGTCAGAGGTGCCCTTTATCACCCTGCAGTCAGAGTTGTCCCTGGATGCCAGGAGGTTGCTAGTGGCACAAGCTCTGGCAGTGAACCTTTTTCTCGATGGGGAAGAAGAGCACAAGAGCAAAGTCTTAGCCTGGCAG GCAGAGCTGAACCAAGGCGGTGCGTGGGAAAGGCTGTGTATGGAGCGGGATCCCTTCATCCTCACTGGGCTGATGTGGGCATGGTTGGAGCAGCTTAAAGAGCCGGTCATCTGCCTCCAGGATGCTCAAGCCCTGACACCCTACAACAGTAATGCTCAAACTGTCCTCAACACACTTGACCAG GCCCCTAAAGAAACGTTAACATGCATACTAGATTGTATGGCTCATATGCTGATGATACCAGAAGAGGTTGAAAACGCATTCCTGGAGCGTACTATCAAGGCTTTCACCTGG ATGGAAAATAACTCAGAGGATAGATGCAATGTGTACGAGTCCATGACTACAGTCCTGAGGTGTGTCCTTGAGGACATGAGATGTATGGCCATCGAAGCAGAGGAGAACCCTCTCTTTACAGACAGACCATGA